A genomic stretch from Helianthus annuus cultivar XRQ/B chromosome 1, HanXRQr2.0-SUNRISE, whole genome shotgun sequence includes:
- the LOC110886754 gene encoding uncharacterized protein LOC110886754 produces the protein MGAGKASLVRSLIKENNVGFLALQETQLCNMSEEKIRKFWNGSAMEYVKKDAVGRSGGILSIWNPGDLIGEGLEITVVNVYAPNIGTERRRLWDRLLYVMNNIHGLCLLIGDFNEVRVPEDTLNSNFDCCNALHFNNFISTAGLLEYPMSGRRYTFLSGDGKKMSKIDRALVSSEFMSKWPNASLRALERLDISGLDEVVRTGLEYQTVGNFKDLILSSKLKAIKDEVKKWRKTTREAEEKDFAKATNHIKVFDAAAEERAGGK, from the exons TGGCACTACAAGAAACACAACTATGCAATATGTCGGAAGAAAAAATTCGGAAATTCTGGAATGGTTCGGCAATGGAATATGTAAAGAAGGACGCAGTTGGAAGATCAGGTGGGATTCTCTCAATCTGGAACCCAG GGGATTTGATTGGGGAAGGGTTGGAGATAACTGTGGTTAACGTATATGCTCCTAACATCGGTACGGAAAGAAGGAGGCTCTGGGACAGATTGTTATATGTAATGAATAACATACATGGGTTGTGCCTTTTAATCGGTGATTTCAATGAAGTTCGGGTTCCAGAAGACACATTGAATTCCAACTTTGATTGCTGTAATGCTTTACATTTCAACAACTTTATTAGTACAGCAGGGTTACTAGAATATCCGATGTCGGGGAGGAGGTACACCTTTCTATCGGGTGACGGGAAGAAAATGAGTAAGATTGACAGGGCTTTAGTCTCAAGTGAATTCATGTCTAAATGGCCGAACGCATCACTAAGAGCTTTAGAGAGA CTGGACATCTCGGGGTTGGATGAGGTGGTGAGAACAGGTCTTGAGTATCAAACAGTCGGAAATTTCAAGGACTTGATTCTCAGTTCAAAACTAAAGGCTATTAAGGACGAAGTCAAAAAGTGGAGGAAAACTACTAGAGAAGCGGAGGAGAAGGATTTCGCtaaagccaccaatcatataaaAGTGTTCGATGCAGCAGCGGAAGAGAGAGCTGGAGGAAAGTGA